cagaagggtctgaatactttccgaaggcaatgtATATCATTTATGTCATGGTTCAAAGTTCATAAAGGGAAAACGTCAGCAACGTCAACAtaaacaacaaacaatgtgaagaCCGTCAAAGTAACCGTGACTATGAGGGCGGGAAGCCAAGAGTTATCTTTTACAATGAATCTCATTCCCGCCACACGAAAAGGCTGAAAGGGAGGTCGAGGAAAAGAGAGTATTTCCGTACCTAGAGATGGTTCCAGGAACTATCAATCAGTGGCACATAAATTACTGATTGAATCTGCCATTTTGTCTGAGAGCCACCTTGAGTCACAAGGACAATTGAtcaggctgcgtcccaaatgccacccttttccctatgtagtgcaatacttttgaccaggacacaTAGGACTTTAGTTAGCCAGCTGCCGTATGGACCGATGTACAGCAGGACTTTAGTTAGCCAGCTACCGTATGGACCGATGTACAGCAGGACTTTAGTTAGCCAGCTACCGTATGGACCGATGTACAGCAGGACTTTAGTTAGCCAGCTACCGTATGGACCGATGTACAGCAGGGCTTTAGTTAGCCAGCTACCGTATGGACCGATGTACAGCAGAACTTTAGTTAGCCAGCTACCGTATGGACCGATGTACAGCAGGACTTTAGTTAGCATGCTACCGTATGGACCGATGTACAGCAGAACTTTAGTTAGCATGCTTCCGTATGGACCGATGTACAGCAGAACTTTAGATTCATCTATTTTGAGGTCCTATAATAAAGCACATCAAATCAGATGTATGTTTTAACCTGTAAATATTCTGACACCTTTTAATGTTCATGACAAATTTCCCCTCCGGTACAATAAAATGAATCCTAATCCAaacatttttgtttttcctcttctCAGTTCTTTGTGTTGGACCTAGTGGTAAATAAGAAAAAGCTGAAAGAAATGGACATTTTAACCCAGTTGGAGAAGATAGTGAAGATGGCGGAGAACTCAGAGGAGAGACAGCCTCCATTTGGTCTGCTGACGTCTGATGGAAGAACAGAATGGGCCCAGGCTAGAGAAGTGCTCATCAAAGGTTTCACTTCAGACACCTTACAGTTTGCATTATATCATAACTATAATAATAACGCAGATATCAAGTAATACTATCTTCATAGTAATAACTCGAAATAAATCACGGCAAGACTATGAAAACACATATATTTGCATAAACTGacctagtctgtctgtctcccttcctccctccctcccttagaTTCAGTAAACAGAGAGTCATTGGCTGTGATTGagaagtgtctgtgtgtgttgtgtctggataaccccagtgggatggAGGTTGGGGATACCAGCCGAGCCCTGCTGATGCTCCATGGAGGAGGCCATGAGAAGATGGGGGCGAACCGTTGGTATGACAAGCCAATGCAGGTAAGGCCATGCCAATGGCACTACAACCCGTATTCATGAAGTGTCTCAGAGTccgagtgctgatctaggactaGTTTTTCCTTTTACAGAAGATAATACAGAATAAGATAATATGGATGGGgttgacctgatcctagatcagcgctTATAAATAAAGGCCCTGGGCCCGTGGAATGGAATAGAAAGAAGCGTAGACAGTTCCATGTAGGATGTATAACCCTCCTCTATTTCAGTTTATTGTAGGGGAGGACGGAGTCTGCGGAACAGTGTGCGAGCACTCACCCTTCGAGGGCATCGTTCTGGTGGCATGTACTGAATACCTGATGAAATTTATGTAAGCAAAGGAACAAAACATGAATGCATCCGTATGGTGGTAGATTTATGCGGAGTTAACAACTGGTATCCCCCAAGGTTCTATTGTGGGTTCTGTGCAATATAGTTAACAGCCAGTTTATTACATTATACATCTTAAATCAGATCTTTCACATTTACAGCTAAtgtattaatcaaatcaaatcaaatgttattatttGAGGTCTGTCATAAAGCAGCATGCTGTTGATGAATAAtacatttataaataataatgcaTGATTCTAAGGAAGTCATGTGACGTGCTCTCTCCACAGGACTGGAAGTCCCTCCAAGATGGGGAGGGCCACCAGCGTGTCGGAGCTTCCTACTCCTGCCAGACTGCTCTGGAAGACCACACCTCACATCCAGAGCCTCCTGAAGGCCTCTGCTGAGAGACTGCagaggtaagacacacacacacacacacacacacacacacacacacacacacacacacacacacacacacacacacacacacacacacacacacacacacacacacacacacacacacacacacacacacagcatagccGTGCCATCTAGTAATCTACCCTTAATCTTACCCTCTCACTACAATAACCAATGCATTTTGAATCCAAACGTTGTTTCATATTCATCATTGTTTTCTATTCCTCAGGCTGGTTAGAGATCTGGACATGGATGTGCACAAGTTTGAGGTCTATGGAAAAGAATTCATCAAGAAACAGAAGATGAGCCCAGATGCATACATACAGGTGGCTCTACAACTGGCAttctacaggtacagtacaccTGTATGAAATGTATCTAAAATAACATGTGGTTGGTTGTTTTGACAAATTAAGACTTTTGGTACATTGTTTGCTAAGTAATGATAGTCATtttaaaacaacaaaaacctcAAGGAACTTTGTTTCGTTGGTCACACATAAAGTGAATTTATGGAAGTGTCTCCATTGATATAcagtaattatatattttttctttttgATTTCTCAGATGCAATGGAAGGCTGGTGTCCACTTATGAAAGTGCATCTATCCGTCGTTTCCATGAGGGCCGGGTGGACAACATCCGCTCAGCTACCTCCGAGGCTCTGGCCTTTGTGAAGGCCATGACGGACGAGAAGGCATCTCTCTCTGTGAGTCATTTTTCTTACTTAGACCCCCAATTACTGGGCTACTCCCATTATActgttcatcatgtcctcttAACTGGTGCCACCGCCTCCCTCCCACCAGAGTCGAGAGTCCGTTgttccagccacacacacacacacacacacacacacacacacacacacacacacacacacacacacacacacacacacacacacacacacacacacacacacacacacacacacacacacacacacacacacaaaagcagcTGATCCCTCTACATATTTCAAGCACAATCTCTCATATGACTCCTTGTCTCCTCTCATAACATGTTCAAAGTGGAGTAATCATATTTAGCTCATAAGACTTAATGTAATTATTTATTGTGATCTTGTTTGTATTCAATTTTACAGGATTCTGAAAAGATGAAACGATTGTGGGATGCAATTAACGCCCAGACAAATTACACAATCACAGTAAGTGCAGATATTTGAATAAACTGTCCATTGCATAAGTCCATTTGGTAAAGAGAAACATCTTATtcaaggcctagattcaatcagataaAGCATTAACCGGCGATGTTTTGCCGTTGTTGGCGGTGGAACggcgttggagctgtcaaatcagagcagctgctcttgtgatccttgtcacgaagccacacccgCCCCACTCGCATTAAAAgttcagaaagagagagtgtagcctatatagaaataatgacgctcaaattgaaaatcattaaactaaataatgaggatttctatcggcctaatcgaggtgtagattacatctcacattccagtgttcaaacttgtaaacaaggctgcatgggatttctcttaatgcAACTCTGTGCTGCCAgtggcaatgtccgctttagtTATAATGCTGGTagccacttgtggatttgactgctctaacgcagttccacctcaaACACCGCCAAAAGCTATGCAGATGTTGGCTAAAACAGATCTGATTGAATTGGGCCCTAACTAGCTTAAATACATGGAGCGCTAAGGGTTCTTGGTGTTTCACAGGCTATTACAGGGTTGGGAATAGACAATCACCTTCTCGGACTCAGAGAGATCGCACAAGAGCTCAAGATGGAGAGGCCGCAGATCTTCACAGATGAAACCTATGTGGCCAGTAACCAGTTCATTCTCTCCACCAGTCAGGTATACCCTCTAGTCATCGCTTTGCTATGTAGCTATTGCTAGTGCAGCCATAATATATGCTCTATAATATGtgcaatttagcagacgcttttatccaaaatcATGCATGCATACCTCTAATCTCAATATTTGACAAGCAGCTAGATGACAATAACATTATTTCAACCAATTGTGTTATAACTATtcattacatatatatatataaatcatcTATGAAGTAATCAGTAACAGTTTATATAACTACTTATAAATCCCTAGTTAAAGTATACCTGAGTATACCTGAGTAGATggcagtggcaattttagcaatATTAAccctgagctaaaggctagagctgccactttcaaggagcgggacactaatctggacgcttgtaagaaatcccgctatgccctccgatgaaccatcaaacaggcaaagtgttaatacagaactaagattgaatcctactacacttgctctgatgctcgtcggatgtggcagggcttgcaaactattaccaactacaaagggaaacccagccgcaagctgcccagcgacgtgagcctaccagatgggctaaatgccttttattctcgcttcgaggcaagcaaaactgaagcatgcatgagagccccagctgttccggatgactgtgtgatcacgctctccgtagccgatgtgagcaagacctttaaacaggtcaacattcacaaggccgcagggccagacagactaccaggacgtgtactcagagcaagtgtcttcactgacattttcaacctctccctgacagagtctgtaatgtttcaagcagaccaccatagtccctgtgcccaagaacgcggAGCTAACCTGCctgaatgactaccgccctgtagcactcacgtctgtagccatgaagtgctttgaaaggctggtcttggctcaaacaacaccatcaacaccatcatcccggaaatcctagacccaatccaatttgcataccaccccaacagatccacaaagatAACAAAATCgaaattgcactccacactgccctttcccacctggacaaaataaacatctatgtgagaatgctgttcattgactacagctcagcgttcaacaccatagtgcccacaaagctcatcactaagttaaggaccctgagactaaacacctccatctgaaactagatcctggacttcctggcgggccgctcccaggtagtaaggcaacaacacatctgccacgctgatcctcaacacgggggcccctcaggggtgcatgcttagtcccctcctgtactccctgttcacccacaactgcgtggccaagcacgactccaacaccatcattaagtttgctgacgacacatcagtggtaggcctgatcaccgacaatgatgagagcctatagggaggaagtcaaagacctggcagtgtggtgcaaggacaacaaactctacctcaacgtgagcaagacaaaggagctgatcgtggactacaggaaaagcagggccgaacacacccccattcacatcgatggggctgtagtggagcgggtcgagagcttcaagttccttggtgtccatatcaccaacaaactatcatggtccaaacacaccaagacagtcgtgaagagggcatgacaacgcctattcccactcgagactgaaaagatttggcatgggtccccagatcctcaaaaatttctacagctgcaacatcaagagcatcctgaccggttgtatcACCTCCTGGTAgtgcaactgctcggcatccgaccgtaaggtgctacagaggttAGTgtatatggcccagtacatcactcgggccaagcttcctgccatccaggacctctatactaggtgttagaggaaggccccaaCATTTTTgaaagactccagtcactcaagtcatagactgttctctctgctaccgcacggcaagcggtcctGGTGCCCCAAGTATAGGTCCAAAAggatccttaacagcttctaccccaagccataagactgctgaacaattaatcaaacggccacccaaactatttgcattgaccccccccccccgagtaGCAGCAGTGGGGGGGacactcgctgtttattatctatgcctagtcactttacccctatctacatgtacaaattgcctgaactacctcgactaacctgtacccgcgcacattgactccgtaccggtaccctctgctgtgctcacttgaacaggaaggtggcacggcggtccttgttgtgggcaaattttgtcatcaaactttgtcatcaaagtctggcattctctggatttatggtgctttcaagacaaataGGAACTCGAAAAGAACATGGtcgaatcatgatgtcagtgatcttcaggttggagctctagaaagaggcgcGAGTTCCCGACTTCGAAATTCccagttggatgaccgttcaaaacatattttcccagtcggaactcgtttttttccaagttcccaattgtcttgaattcactgaagtctgagatttcccagttccaagtttccagttgttttgaacgtggcagaagtcatgctggattgacagcatggccaatgtattcaaccttttctggtccatggtgttgcatgtgaatgtttatccttttaagcttggaaaagaaacccagacttggactacataccctctccactgaatagcaggctagtgactgctttgcaatgcttgcagttagccccTGATTCCTTCCAACCCATCATTGTTGAATtttaatgtttatgtccaatagcCGATGAGCACctatacgttttatctataatttttcTTCAAATGACAAGGACTGAAAagaatttgccagtagattgtcgacttgattcatgataatgactgcttgtctagtttgccagctaagattttgaaagtatgatattgacatgatcagtccaatcaaagctatggtagatttgacgtcattttatctgcaTCCAATGATCTTGAGCTTTCTTGGATGGGCATTACCAATCCCTAAACTCTGTGTTGTCCGCTGGgtgcccctccaccacagaaagcactgatctaggctgaaacacctgcattttggagctgtcttacacaagaaagcaaaaaagagaccatgcttgtatgcggctttattaactgaaTGAttatttacattgtttgcaaactgatatgtgacacgtattaatgccaaaataacatgcaaaacagacaACAAAAAggtgccccacctgccctgaatgacggggcAGGTAGATTGGTATTAACCACTGGTAGATGGGTATTAACTGGTATACATCTTCCTCAGGTCCCAACCACAGTGGAGATGTTCTGCTGCTATGGCCCGGTTGTTCCTAACGGGTACGGGTGCTGCTACAACCCCCAGTCAGACCACCTCCTCTTCAGCGTGACCAGCTTCCACGGTAGCACCGAGACCTGCTCGGCAGTGTTCATCAAGGCTCTGGACGAGGGCCTCGTAGAGATGAGGGATCTGTGCAGGAAGAGTAATAAGCCTCAGAGcagcgctgctcctgctgcctcGAAGGCGGGTGAGAATAACCAAGGAGCAGGCAGCAAGCTTCCAAGCATACTTCAGAAAACAGGGAAGTAATTCATACCAATGTAGCTTTACAGTGTCCATATTATGACAGCTTCAGAGTCACACTCAACTTCCGACGCATCCCGGTATATCGTAAAAGGAGTGTTAACTAGttgtcctgtgtgtattttcatgTTTGTGCAATCAGGTTTTTGTTTCACGACTTATTCTCTCAATTCAATCAGAAAATATGAAGCCTTAACTATGTAACTATGTACATAAAACTAAGAGTTAATCATTTAGCTATAATGACTACAAAGAATTAAAcatgggggggaaaaaaacatagtTGTAGACTCTCATTCATCATTGACACTGTGTGGGAGTCTAGACAGAGCAGAGATATCTGGTCTACTAATAGGAAACTAAAGCCATGCCTGCTATTTCAGCACTGTAGTGACGGACAGCTCCTCTTCACCGAGAGGATGAATGAACTAGCTCCTAAATGATCTCAGTGTATGTACGCTCAACATATATTCATCAGCTTTGTTGAAACAACTCCTAAATATATACCGGAATATACCATTATTCACATTTGTCATGCAAACAATCATATTGTTTGCCCATTGTCTAATGGGATTGAAGTAAACTAGGTTTAAGATCGTCAATATAAGGACGATGGCAAAAAGGGATTTCTATCAGGTAAAGTCTAAAGGATGACAGGCACTTTAATGTTCTATATTTTTTACTTACGTTTGTTAAGAAATTATATGAAATAAATGATATGTGAAGAATAACAGTTGACGGATATACAGGAGCTCATTGCTTGagaaaaaaaatacttaaatgaTTCTTAATTCAGTTGCAACAGTTGCTATGTATCAGTATATTTGTGCTGTGAACCATATTTATCATGTCCTATATGTGTATATGTGACGCAATAGTTTGAGTAATGAAAATGTCTGTGTTACCTACTGCATCAGTTCAGTAGGATGAACTGAGCTTTACTCACTAAGTGGTGATAATGTAACGTGAATCATTATGTGTATGTTTCTATAGTATACTAGTAGTAGTGTAGAAACATTAAGAATAAAATACAGTCATTCAAGGCTATACTGTGCAATAATTAAATAGCTTACGCAGCAAGGCTTGCACATGCAATTCATATGAAATCTATTCATTATCTTAGCTATTTTTGGTACTCAGCAATATTTTGGTCacagtagaatgtagaatgtGTTAGAACATATAATACAGTAATGTCCTCTTGTGTGTAATAGAGAAGTGTCTTATTGTAACAATCAAAACCCTGCATGTTTTTGATGATGGTCTCATGTTCAAAACCTGTCAGTTTGTCCTTGTAAATGTTTCATTACTATCACAAATATCCAAGTCAAGAGTGTTTAAATGTTAATTGTTGCTGTTACATGTTATTGTTGTTTTGTGTTAATAATGTATTTTGCTGGACATTTGAATGTGAACCAGGTGACAGGGCAAGTATTTTATCAGATGTACTTCTTCTCACTTTATACCTCACATAGtcaccctctcctcctttctctctctagttcccTATGCATGCACAATGAGGAAAAAAAGTCTTAGAAATGCACATTAAGTGCACTTAAAAAAGCTTAAAAATCTATTCAAAAATGTCTACTTGTTGTTGTACCTGTATATGAGTCCATACAAAACATAAACAGATTTGCtttaaacttttgactgatatGCTTACAGTACAGTATTTCTAGAGGTATTTCCATAGGTATAGGTAGTAGAGATTATGTGCAGGATTGTTTCATACCGTTTCATCAAGTGGATGTGGTGATTCTGTGGAAGAAGAAATGTGTTACCTGTTTGTGTGACGTATGCAAATGAATAGGAATGTAGTAGTGGTGTTGATATGCTGGTTTTTGAGTTTCTTATTTTGATTGCTTCCctaatggcacccttttccttttatattgcacaacttttgaccaggacttTGCTCAAAAGTAgttgactatatagggaataggctgccatttgggataaTACTTTCTCTATATATTGATAATGGTCTAATGTGTGGTTCCACTCATATTATGGAATCTAAGGCATTGATTGATACTGATTGCAGTAGCGCAGAATATCAGCATTATAGCTTGATtcacatttaaaggcaatgtttcccCTTTCGCGACGCCCTctattcacggtaaacgctgcatatgtcagctcaatcggaaattaacTTTACATTTCAACCACGCTACAATGCAGATCTTCAGCGCTAcagattgaatcgagccctaagTCCATGCTCATGTTATCGTTAGTGATAGGGAGAGTACTGTAGTTTGTGCTGTATCAATTGTATTTATTTGATATAGTCAATTGAATTTTCAGTGAATGCATACAAATCTAGTAAAACATTGAAAAGCTTATTTATTTTTGTAGTTAAATACATACATTTATTTTCATCCAAAAATCGATATGATATACACACTTGAATTGTATTGGAAATATTTATGAGAATATATTGTAACCTTTTGCTGTGTAGAGAATACTGCGATAAATAAAATCGATTCCAAAATATCACGAGGCTAGCTTCTCCTTGGAATAACACACTCAATTCCTCGGTCAATCCTCAGCTGGGAATGGGGGTGCAAGAGAGCGAGTgtatcacaaatggcaccctattccctacataatgttCTAACATGAAAGTactgcactctatagggaatagggtgccatttgcatTTGGGACAAACAGGGACACAATCCGTTAAATATAAAGTATATGGGAGTagcctacagtatactgtagtcagTCTCTCTAATGAACATCTATGTGTCAACTGCCACAACAATTGGAGGTATAACAACCAGCCTGTTTTGCCTGAGTCAATCTGTGTGTATTATAAGGTCACATCTCTAACCCATAGAAATATCAAAACTAGAATGGAGATCCATTCATGGGTATGGTCAAAATGGCCACCGGTCCACCCATCACAGAACATAGACTTGAATGGGTATTGATATTCTACTCATTCAATTTCAATGTCTTACCCATTccatagacgggttggttgtttagccaCAAAACCTACGCGTGCGCAACTATGGGGTAAAACAGAAAAAGGTTGGCTTAGAGttttgacaacatgtaaactatatttagtctcatgtttattgaaaacataaatacatttgcacaatgaacacttgttgtctctcaaatacatcgttacagttgttggttacgTAGCTAGCcaatattagcattgacatgaaatcagtcaaaacaagacatggtataaagaacaagataaaacaagCTGAAACAAGCCACCTACGATTCCCTaaatggcagcttcttgtcattgttgctagctatctgatcGTTCAGAATCATAACAATACGCAGCTTGCGGCCACATCATGCGCGCTtcattttcgtgacgttgtcagcCAACCCGTCAATACAGCAGATGGCTTAGTTCCACTGGCATCTGATTGGGTCTAAATTATTTTAtgtgagagagatacacacactatGAAACTGTACCTCACATTAGCACAACAGCCAGGAAGCCTATGAGCTCTGGAGCTTTCCAGAGAACTATCTAAGTTGATATATTATATGACAGTATTTCTCAACTCCAGTCCTTGAATACTAaaggtctcccgagtggcacagcggtctaaggcactgtgttagaggtgtcactacagaccctggttcgattccaggctgtatcacaactgggcTGTAATTGGGGGtaccatagggtggtgcacaattggtccagcattgtccagtgtaggctgtcattgtaaatatgaatttgttcttaactgacttttctagttaaatttaaaaaatcccccgaacagcacacatttttgttgtagtaCATCTTCTTGTTGTGGCCCCGGACAAGCACaactgattcaacttgtcaaggatttgatgattagttgacaggTATAAATAGGTGTGCTTGTCCATGACCACAACAAAAgtatgtactgttgggggtactggaagaCCGGAGTTGGGAAACATTCAGATATGATACTGTATTTAATTATATAAAATCTATGAATTTGTTCAAATGACTACATAAAATGATGGATGTCACTTTCCCCACATTGAGGCAACTTACAGCACCTGAAGCCAACTGAGAAGAGCTGAACAGAAAAACTTGACAACACAAACTCTCAACAGGTCCTGGAAGGTGGCAATGCTCCAGTACCGGAGAAAAAATGTTCCATTGTACTAGGTTATCCACACATGTACCTTAACATTTTAATATTTTTGTACCCCAGAGAACAATATTGTACCCTAACTGTACCCTTATTTCTGAGAATGTGGTAGAGtctgtgttattattattattataacaaTGATATTTAATtaagcagacgcttttatccaaagtgacttagtcatgcatgcatatAGTTTACGTATCGAACCCATTATCCTAAAgctgcaagtgccatgctctaccaactgagctgtTGACTAGGCAGCCGTTGACCAGTCCAGTCCAGACGGACTTGGACAGGTTAGGATCCATGGATGTAGGAAGCCCACCTGTGGATGGGTGATGTGGGAACATCAGTGCTGATCTGTGTCTGCCACGCAGCAGACAGAAAGACAAGCTCACCTGCTGACTGCTATTGACTGACTGGTGCTCAGAGCTGACCTCTACACTGTTGTTTACATCTCTCCCCTGTTAGGAGACAGGCTGATTATGTGGTTCTGTTATGAAACAGTGTtctagagcagagcagagtagagtagagtggagtgGAGAAGAGTAGCAGACTCATTTACCCAAAGCAACAAACAGAACTGTCAACATGGACAGGGACACATATATTCAATACATGTGGCCCATGCAGGAATTGAACCATAACCCCTGctgctatttgtatttgtatttattatggatccccattcccactcttcctggggtccagcaaaattaaggcagtttatacaatttatttacattttaataaAATACCCATTTGAAAGCAAATGGGTATTTTTAGGTCCATCTCTGAGAGACATACACTGTTAATACAGTACTAGCCGATTCTATTCTGTTTTATTCTTTTctattttattctattctattgtctCAGACAGGATAGAAACTAGATGAGTTCAAATGCCCAGCCCACACAGAGTACGTTCATAATGACCATTTATTCAATAGGCTGTCCTTTGTCATCATTTGTACAGTATTCAGCTCTAATGTTGCAACAGCTGATCACCCTTTAGTTTGAATCACCTTCTCTAATTGAGCATTTGCACATGGATCAGAAATGATAGCCACAAGGAAACCATGAATCCATTCAATGGGCAATTATCCTGTTTCATACCAACCAAAACTATAACTGTCATCTAAATATGTTGTTCAACTCCATTGATTTATGAATATGATTCAGAGCTTCAACAACAGTCATGATGCAGCCAGTCATCTCTGAAAAGCAAACTGAGCATGATGAC
This genomic stretch from Salvelinus namaycush isolate Seneca chromosome 4, SaNama_1.0, whole genome shotgun sequence harbors:
- the LOC120045988 gene encoding choline O-acetyltransferase-like, whose product is MPILEREPPKGRRESYVLPKVPVPPLKQTLDMYLSCMKHLVKEEQYQKTKAIVVKFGEPGGTGELLQKKLLERSDKTYNWVYDYWLEDMYLNQRLALPVNSNPAMVFPKQNFKDRKDSLRFAAHLITGVLEYKERIDTRVLPVDFARGQLAGTPLCMKQYYRLFNTYRLPGHKRDTLVIHKPGSTEQEHIIVACKNQFFVLDLVVNKKKLKEMDILTQLEKIVKMAENSEERQPPFGLLTSDGRTEWAQAREVLIKDSVNRESLAVIEKCLCVLCLDNPSGMEVGDTSRALLMLHGGGHEKMGANRWYDKPMQFIVGEDGVCGTVCEHSPFEGIVLVACTEYLMKFMTGSPSKMGRATSVSELPTPARLLWKTTPHIQSLLKASAERLQRLVRDLDMDVHKFEVYGKEFIKKQKMSPDAYIQVALQLAFYRCNGRLVSTYESASIRRFHEGRVDNIRSATSEALAFVKAMTDEKASLSDSEKMKRLWDAINAQTNYTITAITGLGIDNHLLGLREIAQELKMERPQIFTDETYVASNQFILSTSQVPTTVEMFCCYGPVVPNGYGCCYNPQSDHLLFSVTSFHGSTETCSAVFIKALDEGLVEMRDLCRKSNKPQSSAAPAASKAGENNQGAGSKLPSILQKTGK